The sequence GCTGGACCCCAGGAGCGTTCCATCTCCACCACCTGAATTTGTGTTGTCGCGCCGTGGTGTTCCCTCCCCACCGGTTGCCACCAAGTGGGGGTGCCTGCCTGTCGGCTCGGCCCCGGTCGTGGCACGTCTACACACCAGTGCTCTCGGGGCCCCGTATCTGCCACGGCGCTCTGTATTCGGTTGTCAAACATCACGGGGGACTTGGTGGTCCCGGCGCCCGGGCGGGGAATCGAACCCCGCGCCACTCCTCCAAGCGGGCTGCTGATTGTGGTGTCGTCCGGCCTTCCCCAGCCAGGCGAAACCAAACGCCGGGTTATGCGGCGGTGTTTGTGGGGGCGGTTTGGTCCACCGCGACGAGTAGGCGGTCTGGCCGCGCCCCCAGATCGTGGAGGGCTTGGAGCACCATGGGGGTCGGCTCGCGGGTTCGGAGTGCCCGAGCGACTGTGTTGCGGGACAGCTGCGTGCGGGCGGCGAGCGAGACGTTGCTGGTGATTTGGTGCATCCGCTTCACGCGGTCCACCTCGTCCAGGCTGATAAGAAGTCTTGTCACTTTTCACCTCCTTCGCGGTGACATGACAAGACTTTAGGGCACTTCCCCCCGTAATGACAAGAATTCAGGGCGAAAGTTCTTGTAATTACATCGGAACGTGCTGGTCACCCCCGTTTGATGCGCAAAAAGTTGTGCAGTAGGTTTACCCCCATGACCAACAAACAGGGCACCCCAGACCCCATCAAGTGGCTCAGCGAAACCACCGGGCAGCGCATCACCGTCACCCGAATCGGACAGATCCTTGGAGTCTCACGGAACACCGCTCGTAGTCGGCTCGATGACGGACTAGCGGCTGACGATGTAGTCACGCTCGCCCGTGGCTTAGGGGTCAACCCCGTTAGCGCCCTGCAGGAACTCGGCTACGTCACCACCAACGAACTCTTCGACGCCCTCGACTCCGACGGAACCCTCCTCGCAGCAGCGCCACCGGACCAGCTCGTCAAGCGTCTGGCCGAGGACATGCTCACCCCGGAGCAGAAGCTCGAACTAGGCCGGGCAGTATTCAGCGATGCGCAGCTAGCATCGGTTACCCCCATCCGGAACCGGCCGCGTGATGTCCCGACCGTCCCATACGATGACCAACCAGAGGACGCAGTTGCGGACTCATCCCCGGACGTAGGAGGTGACTTGGATGACCTCGATCGGTGACCTGCATGACCTGGCCTACCGGCTCGGCATCACCCTCGGCCACCACCACGGAGGCCCGAAGGCGTGGTACTCCGCCAGCACACGGCGGATCAGCACCCGCTGGTGGCTACCCGTGTGGGAGTACAAATCCTCTCTCGCGCACGAGCTGGGCCACGCCATCCACGGCGATCAACGCCTCGACCACGGGCACTTCTCGCAGATGCAGGAACGCCGCGCAGACCGGTTCGCCGCCGAGCTGCTGATCGACCCCGACCAGCTCGCGGACCTCGCCCTGTGGCACGTCGACGACCTCGACTGCCTCGCCGCAGACCTCGAGGTAACCCCTCACCTCCTCGCCGTCTACCTCCACCACAACCCCCAACCCCGACAGGAAGAAGCAGCATGATCTGCCCCCAGTGTCACAGCCCCAATGCCCGCGTTGACTTCGTCCAGTCCGCTAGCCGGTCCAGCCACACCGGAACCGGCCTCGGCGGGCACACCAACAACGCCGCCCGTGCCGTTACCGCGCTCTCAACACTGGGCATGTCGAACCTCGTGTGGAAGAAATCCAAGGGCGGCAGCAAGCAGAAGTTCAAGACCCAGAAGATGGGCCTGTGCCAGGACTGCGGCGCGAGTTGGAACGTCCGCTAGACACAGAAAGACCCCCACCGCCGGGGTAGGGCAGGTGGGGGCCAAGAGTTGTCCCACGTGAGAGACAGGAAACAGGCTACATGAGCGTCCAACGACGCCCCAAGACAGGCAAACCCGCCAAGGGCTCGGTGAAGTGGGTGGTGCGGTACCGCGACCCCTCGGGGCGCGAGCACTCCCGCAGCTTCCCCACGGAGAAGGCCGCGAAAGCATATGACCAGGAACAGCAGCGCGCACTCCAGCGCCGCTCATGGGTGGACGAGAAAGCGGCCCCCACTCTCGACGAGCTCTGGGATACCTGGGAGGCATCGGCCACCACCAGCGGAACAACAGCAGTCCGGAAACTGGTGCGGAAAAACCTCGGTGAGCTAGCCGACGTCAGCATCACTCGCATCACTCCCGCCATGTTGCGAGCCTGGGTCGCGCACCTACGGGGCGGACGGCCGTGGATCGATGGCTGCACCGGCTTGTCGGAAAACACGATACGCAACTACTGGGCACAATTGTCCGGGGCCCTCAACCAGGCCGTGGACGATGGTCTCCTAGTCGCGAGTCCCGCCGCGCGGGTGCGTCTTGGAGCTGCTCCAGATACCCGCGTGAAGCGCGTGACGATACCTCGAGTCGATCAGGTGCGGGAGCTAATCGAGACGTGCGACGCGACAGGACGAGACACGCTCGCGACGATGGTCATCCTCGCCGCGTCCACCGGCATGCGGTCGGGCGAGGTTGCGGGTCTCCGGTGGCGAAACGTGGACCGGGTCAACCGCATCGTGCACGTCGTCGAGCAGGCCGCGTCGCAGCACGATGGTAAACGGAGGGCCGGTGAGGCACGGTGGTCGCCGAGGCTCAAGACCAGCACCTCGCGCCGTGACATACCCGTCTCACCTGCAACGGTTCAGCGGCTTCTAGAGCACCGCCTGCGGCACCGGTCGGCGCCGGATGAGCCGCTGTTTCTCACGCCCACTGGCCGGATGTGGAGGTCTGACAACGTCAGCGCGGCTATGTCCAGCTTTGGGTTCCGGTTCCACGACTTGCGGCACCTCTATGCGTCCCATCTCATCCGCCAGGGCCTGGGGGTGAAGGCAGTGCAGGAGCTGTTGGGTCATGCGTCGGCTTCGACGACGTTGGATACGTACACGCATCTGTGGGTGGACGAGTGGGATCGGGCGCGGGATGCCAGCGCGGATCTTGTGCGGGATATTTGCGGGATAGAGGATGGGGAGAGCCCCGCGCCGGTGGTCGTGGAGTGACCTGGCGCGGGGTTAGAAATCCGCCCGGACCTGCTACCCGAGGATCTGGCGGCCCATCACCAGGCGGCAGATCTGGTTCGTCCCCTCGTAGATCTGCGTGATCTTAGCGTCGCGCATCATCCGCTCCAGCGGGAAGTCCCGGGTGAACCCATACCCGCCCAGGAGCTGCACCGCGTCTACGGTGACGCTCATTGCCACGTCGGACGCGTAAGCCTTGGAGGCGGCGGCCATCAGGCCCAGCTTCTCACCCCGGTCTGCGCTGCCTCGCTCGGCGTTGCTCGCGGCGGTGTAGACCATCAGACGGGCGGCTTCGATCTTCATCCGCATATCGGCGAGCATGAACTGGGTGTTCTGGAACTCGGCGATGGCCTTGCCGAACTGGCGCCGTTCCTTCACGTATGCCACGGCGTTGTCGTAAGCGCCCTGGGCGAGACCCAGCGCCTGCGCGCCGATGGTGGGGCGGGTGTGGTCCAGGGTGGCCAGTGCAGTCTTGAAACCGGTGCCCTCCTCACCGATCATGCGGGAGGCCGGCACGCGGCAATCCTCGAAGTACAGCTCGGCAGTCGGGGAACCCTTGATGCCCAGCTTGTGCTCCAGGCCCCCGACGCGGAAGCCCTCATCGTTGGCGTTGACCATGAACGCGGAGATGCCCCGTGCTCCGGCATCGGGGTCGGTCACTGCCATGACGGTGTACCACTCGGACTTGCCGCCGTTGGTGATCCAGCACTTGGAGCCGTTGATAACCCAGTCGTCCCCGTCCTTGCGGGCGCGGGTCTTCATGGCTGCCGCGTCAGATCCGGCTTCCCGCTCGGACAGAGCGTACGAAGCCATCTTGCCGCCCGCGATGTCCGACAGCACTTCCTGCTTCAGTTCCTCGGATCCGGAGAGGATGAGGCCCATGGTGCCCAGCTTGTTGACGGCAGGGATCAGCGAGGAGGACCCGCACACACGGGCGACCTCTTCGATCACGATCACAGCCGCCAGGGAGTCGCCGCCTTGCCCGCCGTACTCCTCCGGGATGTGGATGGCGTTGAATCCGCTCTCGTTGAGCGCCGCCAGGGCTTCCTCGGGGAAGCGGGAGTTTTCGTCGACGTCCTTGGCGTGCGGCGCGATTTCCTGCTCGGCGAGGCCACGGATCGCGGAGCGCAGGTCCTGGTACTCCTCGGGGAGACGGAACGGTTCGAAGTTTGGGTTAGCTCCCATTTGCGTGACACACCTTTTCGTGACGGTTGTTCTTGTTCTTGAAATCGCCCCACGCCCGCATCTGACGGGCTTGCGCGGGGGTTCTCACGACGGCTCTCGGCGGTCGAGAAGCCTCCCCGCAGTGGGCGCACTCTTCTACCAGCTTACGAAATCATGAGCCACAGCGCCGTCACCGGCAACGTTCGGGGGGACTTCGAGCCCCGCGGAGCGGCCAATGACACGGAGGCAGCGGGGTGGGGGCGCCCATTCTTGGCGCCGTGGGTGGCTGGCTGGGGCTACGGTGTTGTTTATGGACGCCAGCACTCAGCGCTTACCCAACTCCTCCCCCAACGCCACCGTTTCGCTGCCCGCATCGCGTCGTCGGTTGGTAGCTGCGTCAGTTGCAGCCGCAGCCTGCCTGGGACTCGTCTCCGCCTGCGGGTCCGAGGGTGGCTCGACGGGTGGGAGCCAGGCCCCGAGTCAGCGGGCGGCAGAGGGGACGCCGGCGCAGTCTACCCAGCCGTCCCCGACTGCAGGTGGGGGCCAAGGGCCCTCTGCTTCCCCGGCACAGCCGGGACCCACCGGGGACATGTGCCGATCTGCCAATCTGGCAGCTGACGTCACCGATGAACACGGCGCGGCGGGGAGCATGTACGTGAATCTGGGATTGACCAATGTGGGAAACGAACCGTGCACCCTGCAGGGGTATCCTGGGGTCTCCCTCGTCGCCGATAACGGAGCGACGCAGCTCGGAAAGCCTGCCAACCGGGATGGGGCTTCCGGGGATGGGGAGCCAGCCGTCGTCCGGTTGGAACCGCAGCAGCGAGCGAGTGCCGAGCTCAAGATTTCCCGGGCGGAGATTCACGGGGCTCGGTCGTGCCAGCCAACTCCCGCTGAGGGGTTCCGGGTGTTCCCACCGGGAGAGACGGAGGACATCGTGGTGGCCCACGGCGGGCTGAAGGGATGCCGAGGGGACGTGGGCCTCATGCAGGTCGGCCCAGTGCGGGCCACCTGACGCAAATGCCCTGGGTCAATCACCTCAGGCGAGATGGGAGGTGATGTAATCCGTGGCCAGACCGGAACCATTCACCGTGTAGTAGTCCGTGTGCAGGATGGTACCCAGGGCGTTGGCTGGCAACTGGGTGTAGAAGTTGATCTGCTCCTGCGGGGGCAGCTTAGCCACGTTGGCGTTTAGCTGATCCACGGGAAGCTTCAGCGCCAGGATCGCCGTCTGAGCAAAGACCTGGGCGAGGAGACGTCCGGAGTCCCGCGTATCGCAGACGATGTCACCGGCACGGCAGATATCGAGGACCCGGTTAGTCACCGAACCGTAGCCGCCGGGCAAAGCACCGTAAGCGCCTTCCGTGGCGCCGGCTCCGCCGGCCTGCTGAACGCCTGGAACGCCTCGATTCGGGTTCGCCATCAAGACCGCGCTGGTCAAACGGTCCGCAGGGATTGGCCCCTTGCCCTGCCCGATCTCCTGAGCAAGACGGGCCCCGATATCGGCCCCCATCGAGTAGCCGAAGACAGCGAACTTCGCGTTAGGGCAGGCTTTCGCCGCCTGGGCAAGGGCGGCTCGAGCGGTTGTGAGTCCGTTATCGCGGGTCTGCTCGTAGGTGTAGGCCCCACCAGGAATAGAGTCGTAGCCTACGTAGCGATCGATAACTCGGTTAGGAGCCGTAATCCTCAACCTCGTCCCCACATCACGAGAGTAAGCACCCATCGGAAGATTTTCTGGCGAGGAACTGAAAGTATTAGCACCACCCGGAATGTTGATCACAATGTTGGATGAGCATTGGCCGGGCAATGCTGGCAGGTAGGGAGTGAAAACGGATGATCCAGGAATCTGGGCCTGCGCCTGGGGCGCTAGGGATGGGGTAGCTACGGTAGCGGCCACAGCACTAGCGGCGATACCTGTGGAGGCAAGAAGGGCAGCACCCAAGCGGCGAAGCATGATGATCTTTCTCTCCCGTACTTTAAGTTTCGTGAAAGCTGAGGTTGCCCGGCCGTGTCTCGGTGTCGCGACGCGGGCGATCGGCTAGCGGTAGGCTGTAACACGTTCAGCCACCCACCAGCAGAAGACCATCTGAAATTAGCTGCAATGGGAGGCTTTTTCTAGTCGAGCGTCGACATATGTGCAGCCTGTGTTACAGATCACTCTCACGAGCTTCAGTCCGGTTGCATCTTTGCTCCCAGAATGTAGATTTTAGTCAGCCAGAACTAAACGAAAGGTGCAAGCTCATGGCCGGAGGCCTTGCCGCACTACTCGACGATGTTGCCCTCATCGCCAGAAAAGCCGCCGCCAACCTAGATGATGTCGCCGCCACCGCCGGACGCACCAGCACCAAAGCTGCCGGAGTAGTAGTGGACGACACCGCAGTGACCCCCAAATTCGTGGAGGGAGTCACACCCGACCGTGAAATCCCCATCATCTGGAAGATCGCCAAGGGGTCCTTGTTTAATAAGCTCATCATCATCCTGCCCATAGCCCTCCTCCTGAGCTGGCTGGCTCCCTGGGCGCTCATGCCCCTCCTCATGCTGGGCGGGTTCTACCTCAGCTTCGAGGGCGCTGAGAAGATCGCCGAAAAGGTTGTTCCCGGCGCCCACGAGCACGCCAGCGACGAAGACCAACCGAAAGACGAGAAACAACTCGTGCGAGGGGCGGTCCTAACTGATTTCATCCTCTCCTCAGAGATTATGGTCATCAGCCTCAACGAGGTAGCGGCAGAACCACTAGCCACCCGCGCCATCGTTCTCGTCATTGTCGGCCTCCTCGTCACCGCAGGCGTCTATGGAGTGGTCGGTTTGCTCGTCAAGATGGACGACGCTGGCATCAAACTCAGCCGCAGCAAGAGCCCCGGGGTGCGCAAATTCGGCCGCAGCTTGGTCTCCGGTATGCCCAAGTTGCTCTCCGCCATCGGCATTATCGGGACGTTCGCCATGCTATGGGTTGGCGGCCACATCCTCGTTATGGGCGTGGATTCGCTAGGGTGGCACGCCCCGCACCATGGCGTCCAATATCTGGAAGAGGCGGCACACCACCTCGTCGGAGGAGTGGGCGGATGGGTCGCCGAGACCCTCGCGTCCATGATCGTGGGGCTCATCGTCGGTTTCGGCATCGTCGCAATCGTCACCGCAGTCAGGCGGGCCCGTGGACACGCACACTAGGCCGCCGGCGGAGCTACACGCCAAGGACGTGGCCCTCGTCATCGAAGGCGGCGGCATGCGCAACAGTTACACGGCAGCGTGCATTCACGAGCTGGTGGCCAAAAACATCCATTTCGGCTGGGTCGGCGGTGTTAGCGCAGGCGCTTCTCACCTGGTCAATTTCCTCTCCAGAGATGCTGACCGCAGTAGAGAGGCTTTTGTAGAATTCGGCGCCCACCCCGATACAGGGGGTCTTCGCAGCATGGTTCGCGGCAACGGCTTCTTCAACGCGGAATACATCTACGAGGTTGCCGGAAATCACGATTCCGACCTCCCCTTCGACTATCAAACATTTGCGGCGGACCGCACTCCTTTTCGCATCTCCGCTTTCCGGGCCGATACCGGGGACACGGTATATTGGGGACGGGAAGACGTGTCCTCCATGCCCTCGCTAATGCGGAAAGTCCGGGCTAGTTCCACATTGCCGGGACTCATGCCGATGCCGTTCATTGACGATGTTCCCTACGTGGACGGGGCTCTGGGCACGTCCGGCGGGATTGTTACCGAGGCTGCGGAAAGCGACGGCTTCACCAGGTTTCTCGTGCTATGCACCCGCGGGCGGGATTTCTACCGCAAGCCTCCCCGCTCCCCCCGATTAATCCGGCGATGGTTCCGGGGATACCCACACGTCGCGGAGGCCGTGATTACCCGCCACGAGAGGTATAACGCAGCGCGGGACCACCTCAAAGCACTGGAGCGAGAGGGCAGAGCCCTCATCTTCTACCCCACCAACATGCGGGTCGAAAACCGTGAGAGAAATCTCAAGAAGTTGCAGCAATCATATGAAGACGGGCGGAAACAAACACATGACGAGTGGCCACAGTGGATGGAATTCCTCGGAAATTAGAGGCACGGGACACGGGAGCACCCCATCCCCCGTCCGGGTGCGCGGGTTAAGCAGCTTGGGCGACCTCCGGCCGCTCCGCCGCTAGTGCCCAGCCGATACCGGCCACGGCAATTCGACCGCCAATCTTCTCGCTCTTCAACCTCTGCGGGCCTGCTTGCCTCTCGAGCATGTCCCGGGCCCACTGTGGCAGACAAGCCAGTCCGCCCCCAGTGACCAGGCGAAAAGCAGGCCACGCGTACTTCGGTAGAGGCGGCTCGTCCAGCAAAAATGCGGCGGCATCCCGCGCTGGCGGAGTGCAGCGGAGTTCCGGGAGGTAACTCTCCAAGCCGTTGAGCAGCCCCTCCCATGTTTCCGGCAAGTCTTCCGCCCCGAGTAGCCGGGCGGAGATACAGCTCTGTTGCACGTAGGTGTCCATCTCCGAGGCATCCAACGGACTGCTGGAGTACATCTGATGCGCCGTAAGAAAACTGTATGCCTCCGCTAAATGCACCCAGCGCAGAAGATGGGGATCGTTCGCTTCATAGGGGCGCCCTTCATCATCGACGCCCCTAACCCTTTCGTGAATGCGACGTATCGCGCCAATCAACCGCTCGGCGTGCGTGATAGTACCAAAGGTCGTCGTAGCCAAATAGGTACTGGTGCGTTGCAACCGACCCCACGGATCTCCCCGATAGCCACTGTGATCCGCCACCCCGTACATCGCGCCGGGGTGAAGCGACTGCAGAAGAAGCGAAGTGATTCCGGCCGGGAACATCGCGGCGTGTGCGTGGACGCGCCAGATCGGGTCCTCGGGCGTGAACCAGCGAGCGCCGGGGGTTTCCCAAATGCGGCGCGCCGCTTTCTCCGCGTGGGGCCCCGCGACCATGGACTGCAGCTGATCGTGGGCCTTCTGCTGCAGGAAGCGCTGAGGTCTCAACCGTACATTCATGGTGCAAGTTTACGCCGGTGGGCAGGGAGCTGAGGGGGTGACGTCACCAGGACAAGGAGAAGTCCGTTGGCTGTCCGAACACGAGGCGGGCGTGCTTGCAGGCCGTGGGTTCCGAATTCTCTGCGGTGACTTTCCCAGTCACGAGAATGCCGTTGATGACGGTGAGATCGCTGCCGTTGATCCCACTAATCCATTCCACGCCCCGCCGCGCAAGGTCGTTCGGCTGCAACGGAAACGTCGTGAGCTTTTCCGGTGCGGGGAGGGTGAACTCCATGTCATAAACGGAGGGTTCCTCTCCCCAGGTTCCGGTGCGGGCGTCCTTATCAGCAAGGTGGATAACACAATCGCTGCGCGGGGTGGTCACCGACATCCCGTGCTGTCCGCGGTCAGAGTATTCAGCACCGGGAATGGAGCCACACCACTTCTTATGCTGTCCGATGGGTAACCCCAGGTTGGGGCCCACATTCGGTTTATCCTTGTCGATGTTTCCGACCGAGCGATCGTAGTTCAGCAGTCGAAGCTGGGGGCTGGGCGCGTGATCGTCTTCATCGTTGAAGCGGCGGGCAGACACATTTTGGTTTTCGCCGCGTTCCCGAATGGGCACCGAGCTCCCCTCTGTCTTGCTAGACAGCTCTCGTGCGATTGCAGCGGCATCGTCCTGCGGCGCAACTAGCCGCGTGAGAACCTCCGTTTGTTCCGCCACCGTCTTTTTCCACGCTTGCAGAAATTCGGCGGATTCCACGTCGCGGGATTGAGAACTGGTGAAGCCATCCACCCATTCGCGAATGCTCCCATTCGCATTCGTATACGCGGTGGTCTCGTGATTGATGTTGTCCTTCGTCCAC comes from Corynebacterium heidelbergense and encodes:
- a CDS encoding XRE family transcriptional regulator; amino-acid sequence: MTRLLISLDEVDRVKRMHQITSNVSLAARTQLSRNTVARALRTREPTPMVLQALHDLGARPDRLLVAVDQTAPTNTAA
- a CDS encoding DUF4232 domain-containing protein; the protein is MDASTQRLPNSSPNATVSLPASRRRLVAASVAAAACLGLVSACGSEGGSTGGSQAPSQRAAEGTPAQSTQPSPTAGGGQGPSASPAQPGPTGDMCRSANLAADVTDEHGAAGSMYVNLGLTNVGNEPCTLQGYPGVSLVADNGATQLGKPANRDGASGDGEPAVVRLEPQQRASAELKISRAEIHGARSCQPTPAEGFRVFPPGETEDIVVAHGGLKGCRGDVGLMQVGPVRAT
- a CDS encoding oxygenase MpaB family protein encodes the protein MNVRLRPQRFLQQKAHDQLQSMVAGPHAEKAARRIWETPGARWFTPEDPIWRVHAHAAMFPAGITSLLLQSLHPGAMYGVADHSGYRGDPWGRLQRTSTYLATTTFGTITHAERLIGAIRRIHERVRGVDDEGRPYEANDPHLLRWVHLAEAYSFLTAHQMYSSSPLDASEMDTYVQQSCISARLLGAEDLPETWEGLLNGLESYLPELRCTPPARDAAAFLLDEPPLPKYAWPAFRLVTGGGLACLPQWARDMLERQAGPQRLKSEKIGGRIAVAGIGWALAAERPEVAQAA
- a CDS encoding acyl-CoA dehydrogenase family protein, with product MGANPNFEPFRLPEEYQDLRSAIRGLAEQEIAPHAKDVDENSRFPEEALAALNESGFNAIHIPEEYGGQGGDSLAAVIVIEEVARVCGSSSLIPAVNKLGTMGLILSGSEELKQEVLSDIAGGKMASYALSEREAGSDAAAMKTRARKDGDDWVINGSKCWITNGGKSEWYTVMAVTDPDAGARGISAFMVNANDEGFRVGGLEHKLGIKGSPTAELYFEDCRVPASRMIGEEGTGFKTALATLDHTRPTIGAQALGLAQGAYDNAVAYVKERRQFGKAIAEFQNTQFMLADMRMKIEAARLMVYTAASNAERGSADRGEKLGLMAAASKAYASDVAMSVTVDAVQLLGGYGFTRDFPLERMMRDAKITQIYEGTNQICRLVMGRQILG
- a CDS encoding patatin-like phospholipase family protein → MDTHTRPPAELHAKDVALVIEGGGMRNSYTAACIHELVAKNIHFGWVGGVSAGASHLVNFLSRDADRSREAFVEFGAHPDTGGLRSMVRGNGFFNAEYIYEVAGNHDSDLPFDYQTFAADRTPFRISAFRADTGDTVYWGREDVSSMPSLMRKVRASSTLPGLMPMPFIDDVPYVDGALGTSGGIVTEAAESDGFTRFLVLCTRGRDFYRKPPRSPRLIRRWFRGYPHVAEAVITRHERYNAARDHLKALEREGRALIFYPTNMRVENRERNLKKLQQSYEDGRKQTHDEWPQWMEFLGN
- a CDS encoding cutinase family protein, encoding MGAYSRDVGTRLRITAPNRVIDRYVGYDSIPGGAYTYEQTRDNGLTTARAALAQAAKACPNAKFAVFGYSMGADIGARLAQEIGQGKGPIPADRLTSAVLMANPNRGVPGVQQAGGAGATEGAYGALPGGYGSVTNRVLDICRAGDIVCDTRDSGRLLAQVFAQTAILALKLPVDQLNANVAKLPPQEQINFYTQLPANALGTILHTDYYTVNGSGLATDYITSHLA
- a CDS encoding tyrosine-type recombinase/integrase; amino-acid sequence: MSVQRRPKTGKPAKGSVKWVVRYRDPSGREHSRSFPTEKAAKAYDQEQQRALQRRSWVDEKAAPTLDELWDTWEASATTSGTTAVRKLVRKNLGELADVSITRITPAMLRAWVAHLRGGRPWIDGCTGLSENTIRNYWAQLSGALNQAVDDGLLVASPAARVRLGAAPDTRVKRVTIPRVDQVRELIETCDATGRDTLATMVILAASTGMRSGEVAGLRWRNVDRVNRIVHVVEQAASQHDGKRRAGEARWSPRLKTSTSRRDIPVSPATVQRLLEHRLRHRSAPDEPLFLTPTGRMWRSDNVSAAMSSFGFRFHDLRHLYASHLIRQGLGVKAVQELLGHASASTTLDTYTHLWVDEWDRARDASADLVRDICGIEDGESPAPVVVE
- a CDS encoding DUF808 domain-containing protein, with protein sequence MAGGLAALLDDVALIARKAAANLDDVAATAGRTSTKAAGVVVDDTAVTPKFVEGVTPDREIPIIWKIAKGSLFNKLIIILPIALLLSWLAPWALMPLLMLGGFYLSFEGAEKIAEKVVPGAHEHASDEDQPKDEKQLVRGAVLTDFILSSEIMVISLNEVAAEPLATRAIVLVIVGLLVTAGVYGVVGLLVKMDDAGIKLSRSKSPGVRKFGRSLVSGMPKLLSAIGIIGTFAMLWVGGHILVMGVDSLGWHAPHHGVQYLEEAAHHLVGGVGGWVAETLASMIVGLIVGFGIVAIVTAVRRARGHAH
- a CDS encoding ImmA/IrrE family metallo-endopeptidase, which gives rise to MTSIGDLHDLAYRLGITLGHHHGGPKAWYSASTRRISTRWWLPVWEYKSSLAHELGHAIHGDQRLDHGHFSQMQERRADRFAAELLIDPDQLADLALWHVDDLDCLAADLEVTPHLLAVYLHHNPQPRQEEAA